A single region of the Mercenaria mercenaria strain notata chromosome 6, MADL_Memer_1, whole genome shotgun sequence genome encodes:
- the LOC123548917 gene encoding uncharacterized protein LOC123548917 isoform X3 has protein sequence MLKESVTDLFEAGPKQDGNYFIMDTEQVISNPYQELQSEALDSAKKTSLTERLTAVRNNVCEHNLRTKTSHLEKQRTFSMRNLHMDTSNLRYQVKVMDIDKRKNDIVLQKRLSPKKDFSYDNRQISNSAKRLGITSEESFYLDRKLQYPLRGNILKDHNAKPLIKKARKTMADYTIRKKNEQTEMERAQTARTFERATTAHTVSTTMEIPSPEPSTKEQKKSIPRQGSKSAPPPKLSVTEPQRTNSRLSAIDETDAKLPNITTNSVNLVTPRQAKSHVKFNVRRSPPFRQSTPEKLYRSKTYFSGMPRVTRSYSEGWDSDDDDDYLYCEKVDLRALFFGNKSTSGDSKSAISGITTPRTSITRMSGEIPIQFRTQSSKPKVTEEMLIKEHKEIKAKIDNFLGTMKKDDEIELAKQKQEKEEPKETEEDKAKQETLSKAAILLSVFSKPLDRSKSWGYAPPRQEKKPVKVEKTVAELEADKPKTETEEKTQNPKDYWKFIKTNVQNGNIQKKKYTANDLLLQQLTGILVHADKKTNIPIHSASRALRHTPTFKMRRVVEELMRQRTRYEQQEIEKLQQQESDLEGGVPITNESGVQHYPARAWATATQEVEQPS, from the exons ATGCTGAAGGAAAGTGTGACGGACTTGTTTGAGGCAGGACCGAAACAGGATG GGAACTACTTTATCATGGACACAGAGCAGGTGATCTCTAATCCGTACCAAGAACTACAGTCTGAAGCTTTAGACAGTGCGAAGAAAACTTCCCTCACAGAACGCCTAACTGCTGTAAGAAATAATGTATGCGAGCACAATCTACGAACAAAAACTAGTCATCTAGAAAAGCAACGAACATTTTCCATGAGAAACTTACATATGGACACCAGCAATTTACGATACCAAGTAAAAGTCATGGATATAGATAAACGTAAAAATGACATAGTGTTACAAAAACGACTAAGCCCTAAGAAAGACTTTTCATACGATAACAGACAAATTTCTAACAGTGCTAAAAGACTTGGAATAACTTCTGAAGAATCTTTTTACCTTGACAGAAAACTACAATACCCACTGCGTGGAAATATACTTAAGGATCATAATGCTAAGCCTTTAATAAAGAAAGCGAGAAAAACAATGGCAGATTACACAATACGTAAGAAAAATGAACAAACTGAAATGGAAAGAGCTCAAACTGCACGAACATTTGAAAGAGCAACTACTGCACACACAGTATCAACAACAATGGAAATTCCTTCCCCAGAACCTTCAACTAAAGAACAAAAGAAATCAATACCAAGACAAGGTTCAAAATCTGCGCCTCCACCGAAACTATCTGTCACTGAACCTCAACGCACGAATTCACGTCTAAGTGCCATTGATGAAACGGATGCAAAGCTTCCAAACATCACTACTAACAGTGTCAACTTAGTGACGCCTCGTCAAGCTAAGTCACATGTTAAATTTAATGTTCGCAGATCTCCTCCTTTTAGACAATCCACTCCCGAGAAGCTTTACCGTTCTAAGACATACTTCTCTGGAATGCCCCGCGTAACGAGATCATACAGTGAAGGCTGggatagtgatgatgatgatgattatttgTACTGTGAAAAAGTTGATCTAAGAGCCTTATTCTTTGGCAACAAATCCACAAGTGGGGATTCGAAAAGTGCTATAAGCGGAATCACAACGCCGCGTACATCGATAACAAGAATGAGTGGTGAGATTCCAATCCAATTTCGAACACAGTCATCTAAACCAAAGGTCACTGAAGAAATGCTAATCAAAgaacataaagaaataaaagcGAAAATTGATAACTTTCTTGGAACAATGAAAAAAGATGACGAAATAGAACTTGCAAAACAGAAGCAAGAAAAGGAAGAGCCCAAAGAAACAGAAGAAGACAAAGCGAAACAAGAAACATTGTCTAAAGCTGCTATTCTATTAAGTGTATTTTCAAAACCACTTGACCGCTCTAAATCCTGGGGATATGCTCCACCTAGACAGGAAAAGAAACCTGTCAAAGTCGAAAAAACAGTTGCAGAGCTTGAAGCGGATAAACCTAAAACAGAAACAGAAGAAAAAACCCAAAATCCTAAAGACTATTGGAAATTTATTAAAACCAATGTTCAAAATGGTaacattcaaaagaaaaaatataccGCTAATGACTTGCTCTTGCAGCAACTGACTGGTATACTGGTTCATGCTGATAAGAAAACTAACATTCCAATTCATTCTGCCAGCAGAGCTCTGCGTCACACGCCAACATTCAAAATGCGCCGAGTTGTTGAAGAGTTAATGAGACAGAGAACGCGATATGAGCAACAGGAAATTGAGAAATTGCAGCAACAAGAATCAGACCTTGAAGGCGGAGTACCGATCACAAACGAATCTGGTGTGCAGCATTACCCGGCACGGGCCTGGGCTACAGCAACACAAGAAGTAGAACAACCATCTTga
- the LOC123548917 gene encoding uncharacterized protein LOC123548917 isoform X2, which produces MSEEKSSIGAFVSPIEQAGNYFIMDTEQVISNPYQELQSEALDSAKKTSLTERLTAVRNNVCEHNLRTKTSHLEKQRTFSMRNLHMDTSNLRYQVKVMDIDKRKNDIVLQKRLSPKKDFSYDNRQISNSAKRLGITSEESFYLDRKLQYPLRGNILKDHNAKPLIKKARKTMADYTIRKKNEQTEMERAQTARTFERATTAHTVSTTMEIPSPEPSTKEQKKSIPRQGSKSAPPPKLSVTEPQRTNSRLSAIDETDAKLPNITTNSVNLVTPRQAKSHVKFNVRRSPPFRQSTPEKLYRSKTYFSGMPRVTRSYSEGWDSDDDDDYLYCEKVDLRALFFGNKSTSGDSKSAISGITTPRTSITRMSGEIPIQFRTQSSKPKVTEEMLIKEHKEIKAKIDNFLGTMKKDDEIELAKQKQEKEEPKETEEDKAKQETLSKAAILLSVFSKPLDRSKSWGYAPPRQEKKPVKVEKTVAELEADKPKTETEEKTQNPKDYWKFIKTNVQNGNIQKKKYTANDLLLQQLTGILVHADKKTNIPIHSASRALRHTPTFKMRRVVEELMRQRTRYEQQEIEKLQQQESDLEGGVPITNESGVQHYPARAWATATQEVEQPS; this is translated from the coding sequence GGAACTACTTTATCATGGACACAGAGCAGGTGATCTCTAATCCGTACCAAGAACTACAGTCTGAAGCTTTAGACAGTGCGAAGAAAACTTCCCTCACAGAACGCCTAACTGCTGTAAGAAATAATGTATGCGAGCACAATCTACGAACAAAAACTAGTCATCTAGAAAAGCAACGAACATTTTCCATGAGAAACTTACATATGGACACCAGCAATTTACGATACCAAGTAAAAGTCATGGATATAGATAAACGTAAAAATGACATAGTGTTACAAAAACGACTAAGCCCTAAGAAAGACTTTTCATACGATAACAGACAAATTTCTAACAGTGCTAAAAGACTTGGAATAACTTCTGAAGAATCTTTTTACCTTGACAGAAAACTACAATACCCACTGCGTGGAAATATACTTAAGGATCATAATGCTAAGCCTTTAATAAAGAAAGCGAGAAAAACAATGGCAGATTACACAATACGTAAGAAAAATGAACAAACTGAAATGGAAAGAGCTCAAACTGCACGAACATTTGAAAGAGCAACTACTGCACACACAGTATCAACAACAATGGAAATTCCTTCCCCAGAACCTTCAACTAAAGAACAAAAGAAATCAATACCAAGACAAGGTTCAAAATCTGCGCCTCCACCGAAACTATCTGTCACTGAACCTCAACGCACGAATTCACGTCTAAGTGCCATTGATGAAACGGATGCAAAGCTTCCAAACATCACTACTAACAGTGTCAACTTAGTGACGCCTCGTCAAGCTAAGTCACATGTTAAATTTAATGTTCGCAGATCTCCTCCTTTTAGACAATCCACTCCCGAGAAGCTTTACCGTTCTAAGACATACTTCTCTGGAATGCCCCGCGTAACGAGATCATACAGTGAAGGCTGggatagtgatgatgatgatgattatttgTACTGTGAAAAAGTTGATCTAAGAGCCTTATTCTTTGGCAACAAATCCACAAGTGGGGATTCGAAAAGTGCTATAAGCGGAATCACAACGCCGCGTACATCGATAACAAGAATGAGTGGTGAGATTCCAATCCAATTTCGAACACAGTCATCTAAACCAAAGGTCACTGAAGAAATGCTAATCAAAgaacataaagaaataaaagcGAAAATTGATAACTTTCTTGGAACAATGAAAAAAGATGACGAAATAGAACTTGCAAAACAGAAGCAAGAAAAGGAAGAGCCCAAAGAAACAGAAGAAGACAAAGCGAAACAAGAAACATTGTCTAAAGCTGCTATTCTATTAAGTGTATTTTCAAAACCACTTGACCGCTCTAAATCCTGGGGATATGCTCCACCTAGACAGGAAAAGAAACCTGTCAAAGTCGAAAAAACAGTTGCAGAGCTTGAAGCGGATAAACCTAAAACAGAAACAGAAGAAAAAACCCAAAATCCTAAAGACTATTGGAAATTTATTAAAACCAATGTTCAAAATGGTaacattcaaaagaaaaaatataccGCTAATGACTTGCTCTTGCAGCAACTGACTGGTATACTGGTTCATGCTGATAAGAAAACTAACATTCCAATTCATTCTGCCAGCAGAGCTCTGCGTCACACGCCAACATTCAAAATGCGCCGAGTTGTTGAAGAGTTAATGAGACAGAGAACGCGATATGAGCAACAGGAAATTGAGAAATTGCAGCAACAAGAATCAGACCTTGAAGGCGGAGTACCGATCACAAACGAATCTGGTGTGCAGCATTACCCGGCACGGGCCTGGGCTACAGCAACACAAGAAGTAGAACAACCATCTTga
- the LOC123548917 gene encoding uncharacterized protein LOC123548917 isoform X4 — MENKADVKPRICYQIGNYFIMDTEQVISNPYQELQSEALDSAKKTSLTERLTAVRNNVCEHNLRTKTSHLEKQRTFSMRNLHMDTSNLRYQVKVMDIDKRKNDIVLQKRLSPKKDFSYDNRQISNSAKRLGITSEESFYLDRKLQYPLRGNILKDHNAKPLIKKARKTMADYTIRKKNEQTEMERAQTARTFERATTAHTVSTTMEIPSPEPSTKEQKKSIPRQGSKSAPPPKLSVTEPQRTNSRLSAIDETDAKLPNITTNSVNLVTPRQAKSHVKFNVRRSPPFRQSTPEKLYRSKTYFSGMPRVTRSYSEGWDSDDDDDYLYCEKVDLRALFFGNKSTSGDSKSAISGITTPRTSITRMSGEIPIQFRTQSSKPKVTEEMLIKEHKEIKAKIDNFLGTMKKDDEIELAKQKQEKEEPKETEEDKAKQETLSKAAILLSVFSKPLDRSKSWGYAPPRQEKKPVKVEKTVAELEADKPKTETEEKTQNPKDYWKFIKTNVQNGNIQKKKYTANDLLLQQLTGILVHADKKTNIPIHSASRALRHTPTFKMRRVVEELMRQRTRYEQQEIEKLQQQESDLEGGVPITNESGVQHYPARAWATATQEVEQPS; from the coding sequence GGAACTACTTTATCATGGACACAGAGCAGGTGATCTCTAATCCGTACCAAGAACTACAGTCTGAAGCTTTAGACAGTGCGAAGAAAACTTCCCTCACAGAACGCCTAACTGCTGTAAGAAATAATGTATGCGAGCACAATCTACGAACAAAAACTAGTCATCTAGAAAAGCAACGAACATTTTCCATGAGAAACTTACATATGGACACCAGCAATTTACGATACCAAGTAAAAGTCATGGATATAGATAAACGTAAAAATGACATAGTGTTACAAAAACGACTAAGCCCTAAGAAAGACTTTTCATACGATAACAGACAAATTTCTAACAGTGCTAAAAGACTTGGAATAACTTCTGAAGAATCTTTTTACCTTGACAGAAAACTACAATACCCACTGCGTGGAAATATACTTAAGGATCATAATGCTAAGCCTTTAATAAAGAAAGCGAGAAAAACAATGGCAGATTACACAATACGTAAGAAAAATGAACAAACTGAAATGGAAAGAGCTCAAACTGCACGAACATTTGAAAGAGCAACTACTGCACACACAGTATCAACAACAATGGAAATTCCTTCCCCAGAACCTTCAACTAAAGAACAAAAGAAATCAATACCAAGACAAGGTTCAAAATCTGCGCCTCCACCGAAACTATCTGTCACTGAACCTCAACGCACGAATTCACGTCTAAGTGCCATTGATGAAACGGATGCAAAGCTTCCAAACATCACTACTAACAGTGTCAACTTAGTGACGCCTCGTCAAGCTAAGTCACATGTTAAATTTAATGTTCGCAGATCTCCTCCTTTTAGACAATCCACTCCCGAGAAGCTTTACCGTTCTAAGACATACTTCTCTGGAATGCCCCGCGTAACGAGATCATACAGTGAAGGCTGggatagtgatgatgatgatgattatttgTACTGTGAAAAAGTTGATCTAAGAGCCTTATTCTTTGGCAACAAATCCACAAGTGGGGATTCGAAAAGTGCTATAAGCGGAATCACAACGCCGCGTACATCGATAACAAGAATGAGTGGTGAGATTCCAATCCAATTTCGAACACAGTCATCTAAACCAAAGGTCACTGAAGAAATGCTAATCAAAgaacataaagaaataaaagcGAAAATTGATAACTTTCTTGGAACAATGAAAAAAGATGACGAAATAGAACTTGCAAAACAGAAGCAAGAAAAGGAAGAGCCCAAAGAAACAGAAGAAGACAAAGCGAAACAAGAAACATTGTCTAAAGCTGCTATTCTATTAAGTGTATTTTCAAAACCACTTGACCGCTCTAAATCCTGGGGATATGCTCCACCTAGACAGGAAAAGAAACCTGTCAAAGTCGAAAAAACAGTTGCAGAGCTTGAAGCGGATAAACCTAAAACAGAAACAGAAGAAAAAACCCAAAATCCTAAAGACTATTGGAAATTTATTAAAACCAATGTTCAAAATGGTaacattcaaaagaaaaaatataccGCTAATGACTTGCTCTTGCAGCAACTGACTGGTATACTGGTTCATGCTGATAAGAAAACTAACATTCCAATTCATTCTGCCAGCAGAGCTCTGCGTCACACGCCAACATTCAAAATGCGCCGAGTTGTTGAAGAGTTAATGAGACAGAGAACGCGATATGAGCAACAGGAAATTGAGAAATTGCAGCAACAAGAATCAGACCTTGAAGGCGGAGTACCGATCACAAACGAATCTGGTGTGCAGCATTACCCGGCACGGGCCTGGGCTACAGCAACACAAGAAGTAGAACAACCATCTTga
- the LOC123548917 gene encoding uncharacterized protein LOC123548917 isoform X5: MDTEQVISNPYQELQSEALDSAKKTSLTERLTAVRNNVCEHNLRTKTSHLEKQRTFSMRNLHMDTSNLRYQVKVMDIDKRKNDIVLQKRLSPKKDFSYDNRQISNSAKRLGITSEESFYLDRKLQYPLRGNILKDHNAKPLIKKARKTMADYTIRKKNEQTEMERAQTARTFERATTAHTVSTTMEIPSPEPSTKEQKKSIPRQGSKSAPPPKLSVTEPQRTNSRLSAIDETDAKLPNITTNSVNLVTPRQAKSHVKFNVRRSPPFRQSTPEKLYRSKTYFSGMPRVTRSYSEGWDSDDDDDYLYCEKVDLRALFFGNKSTSGDSKSAISGITTPRTSITRMSGEIPIQFRTQSSKPKVTEEMLIKEHKEIKAKIDNFLGTMKKDDEIELAKQKQEKEEPKETEEDKAKQETLSKAAILLSVFSKPLDRSKSWGYAPPRQEKKPVKVEKTVAELEADKPKTETEEKTQNPKDYWKFIKTNVQNGNIQKKKYTANDLLLQQLTGILVHADKKTNIPIHSASRALRHTPTFKMRRVVEELMRQRTRYEQQEIEKLQQQESDLEGGVPITNESGVQHYPARAWATATQEVEQPS, from the coding sequence ATGGACACAGAGCAGGTGATCTCTAATCCGTACCAAGAACTACAGTCTGAAGCTTTAGACAGTGCGAAGAAAACTTCCCTCACAGAACGCCTAACTGCTGTAAGAAATAATGTATGCGAGCACAATCTACGAACAAAAACTAGTCATCTAGAAAAGCAACGAACATTTTCCATGAGAAACTTACATATGGACACCAGCAATTTACGATACCAAGTAAAAGTCATGGATATAGATAAACGTAAAAATGACATAGTGTTACAAAAACGACTAAGCCCTAAGAAAGACTTTTCATACGATAACAGACAAATTTCTAACAGTGCTAAAAGACTTGGAATAACTTCTGAAGAATCTTTTTACCTTGACAGAAAACTACAATACCCACTGCGTGGAAATATACTTAAGGATCATAATGCTAAGCCTTTAATAAAGAAAGCGAGAAAAACAATGGCAGATTACACAATACGTAAGAAAAATGAACAAACTGAAATGGAAAGAGCTCAAACTGCACGAACATTTGAAAGAGCAACTACTGCACACACAGTATCAACAACAATGGAAATTCCTTCCCCAGAACCTTCAACTAAAGAACAAAAGAAATCAATACCAAGACAAGGTTCAAAATCTGCGCCTCCACCGAAACTATCTGTCACTGAACCTCAACGCACGAATTCACGTCTAAGTGCCATTGATGAAACGGATGCAAAGCTTCCAAACATCACTACTAACAGTGTCAACTTAGTGACGCCTCGTCAAGCTAAGTCACATGTTAAATTTAATGTTCGCAGATCTCCTCCTTTTAGACAATCCACTCCCGAGAAGCTTTACCGTTCTAAGACATACTTCTCTGGAATGCCCCGCGTAACGAGATCATACAGTGAAGGCTGggatagtgatgatgatgatgattatttgTACTGTGAAAAAGTTGATCTAAGAGCCTTATTCTTTGGCAACAAATCCACAAGTGGGGATTCGAAAAGTGCTATAAGCGGAATCACAACGCCGCGTACATCGATAACAAGAATGAGTGGTGAGATTCCAATCCAATTTCGAACACAGTCATCTAAACCAAAGGTCACTGAAGAAATGCTAATCAAAgaacataaagaaataaaagcGAAAATTGATAACTTTCTTGGAACAATGAAAAAAGATGACGAAATAGAACTTGCAAAACAGAAGCAAGAAAAGGAAGAGCCCAAAGAAACAGAAGAAGACAAAGCGAAACAAGAAACATTGTCTAAAGCTGCTATTCTATTAAGTGTATTTTCAAAACCACTTGACCGCTCTAAATCCTGGGGATATGCTCCACCTAGACAGGAAAAGAAACCTGTCAAAGTCGAAAAAACAGTTGCAGAGCTTGAAGCGGATAAACCTAAAACAGAAACAGAAGAAAAAACCCAAAATCCTAAAGACTATTGGAAATTTATTAAAACCAATGTTCAAAATGGTaacattcaaaagaaaaaatataccGCTAATGACTTGCTCTTGCAGCAACTGACTGGTATACTGGTTCATGCTGATAAGAAAACTAACATTCCAATTCATTCTGCCAGCAGAGCTCTGCGTCACACGCCAACATTCAAAATGCGCCGAGTTGTTGAAGAGTTAATGAGACAGAGAACGCGATATGAGCAACAGGAAATTGAGAAATTGCAGCAACAAGAATCAGACCTTGAAGGCGGAGTACCGATCACAAACGAATCTGGTGTGCAGCATTACCCGGCACGGGCCTGGGCTACAGCAACACAAGAAGTAGAACAACCATCTTga
- the LOC123548917 gene encoding uncharacterized protein LOC123548917 isoform X1, which produces MLRYRLDTASPIDRETHKLQLNPGNYFIMDTEQVISNPYQELQSEALDSAKKTSLTERLTAVRNNVCEHNLRTKTSHLEKQRTFSMRNLHMDTSNLRYQVKVMDIDKRKNDIVLQKRLSPKKDFSYDNRQISNSAKRLGITSEESFYLDRKLQYPLRGNILKDHNAKPLIKKARKTMADYTIRKKNEQTEMERAQTARTFERATTAHTVSTTMEIPSPEPSTKEQKKSIPRQGSKSAPPPKLSVTEPQRTNSRLSAIDETDAKLPNITTNSVNLVTPRQAKSHVKFNVRRSPPFRQSTPEKLYRSKTYFSGMPRVTRSYSEGWDSDDDDDYLYCEKVDLRALFFGNKSTSGDSKSAISGITTPRTSITRMSGEIPIQFRTQSSKPKVTEEMLIKEHKEIKAKIDNFLGTMKKDDEIELAKQKQEKEEPKETEEDKAKQETLSKAAILLSVFSKPLDRSKSWGYAPPRQEKKPVKVEKTVAELEADKPKTETEEKTQNPKDYWKFIKTNVQNGNIQKKKYTANDLLLQQLTGILVHADKKTNIPIHSASRALRHTPTFKMRRVVEELMRQRTRYEQQEIEKLQQQESDLEGGVPITNESGVQHYPARAWATATQEVEQPS; this is translated from the coding sequence GGAACTACTTTATCATGGACACAGAGCAGGTGATCTCTAATCCGTACCAAGAACTACAGTCTGAAGCTTTAGACAGTGCGAAGAAAACTTCCCTCACAGAACGCCTAACTGCTGTAAGAAATAATGTATGCGAGCACAATCTACGAACAAAAACTAGTCATCTAGAAAAGCAACGAACATTTTCCATGAGAAACTTACATATGGACACCAGCAATTTACGATACCAAGTAAAAGTCATGGATATAGATAAACGTAAAAATGACATAGTGTTACAAAAACGACTAAGCCCTAAGAAAGACTTTTCATACGATAACAGACAAATTTCTAACAGTGCTAAAAGACTTGGAATAACTTCTGAAGAATCTTTTTACCTTGACAGAAAACTACAATACCCACTGCGTGGAAATATACTTAAGGATCATAATGCTAAGCCTTTAATAAAGAAAGCGAGAAAAACAATGGCAGATTACACAATACGTAAGAAAAATGAACAAACTGAAATGGAAAGAGCTCAAACTGCACGAACATTTGAAAGAGCAACTACTGCACACACAGTATCAACAACAATGGAAATTCCTTCCCCAGAACCTTCAACTAAAGAACAAAAGAAATCAATACCAAGACAAGGTTCAAAATCTGCGCCTCCACCGAAACTATCTGTCACTGAACCTCAACGCACGAATTCACGTCTAAGTGCCATTGATGAAACGGATGCAAAGCTTCCAAACATCACTACTAACAGTGTCAACTTAGTGACGCCTCGTCAAGCTAAGTCACATGTTAAATTTAATGTTCGCAGATCTCCTCCTTTTAGACAATCCACTCCCGAGAAGCTTTACCGTTCTAAGACATACTTCTCTGGAATGCCCCGCGTAACGAGATCATACAGTGAAGGCTGggatagtgatgatgatgatgattatttgTACTGTGAAAAAGTTGATCTAAGAGCCTTATTCTTTGGCAACAAATCCACAAGTGGGGATTCGAAAAGTGCTATAAGCGGAATCACAACGCCGCGTACATCGATAACAAGAATGAGTGGTGAGATTCCAATCCAATTTCGAACACAGTCATCTAAACCAAAGGTCACTGAAGAAATGCTAATCAAAgaacataaagaaataaaagcGAAAATTGATAACTTTCTTGGAACAATGAAAAAAGATGACGAAATAGAACTTGCAAAACAGAAGCAAGAAAAGGAAGAGCCCAAAGAAACAGAAGAAGACAAAGCGAAACAAGAAACATTGTCTAAAGCTGCTATTCTATTAAGTGTATTTTCAAAACCACTTGACCGCTCTAAATCCTGGGGATATGCTCCACCTAGACAGGAAAAGAAACCTGTCAAAGTCGAAAAAACAGTTGCAGAGCTTGAAGCGGATAAACCTAAAACAGAAACAGAAGAAAAAACCCAAAATCCTAAAGACTATTGGAAATTTATTAAAACCAATGTTCAAAATGGTaacattcaaaagaaaaaatataccGCTAATGACTTGCTCTTGCAGCAACTGACTGGTATACTGGTTCATGCTGATAAGAAAACTAACATTCCAATTCATTCTGCCAGCAGAGCTCTGCGTCACACGCCAACATTCAAAATGCGCCGAGTTGTTGAAGAGTTAATGAGACAGAGAACGCGATATGAGCAACAGGAAATTGAGAAATTGCAGCAACAAGAATCAGACCTTGAAGGCGGAGTACCGATCACAAACGAATCTGGTGTGCAGCATTACCCGGCACGGGCCTGGGCTACAGCAACACAAGAAGTAGAACAACCATCTTga